In Rutidosis leptorrhynchoides isolate AG116_Rl617_1_P2 chromosome 6, CSIRO_AGI_Rlap_v1, whole genome shotgun sequence, the DNA window CTTGTTAGTTAAGGTCCCGTTCATCTCGACCCCATcttgcgtctttttcaaccttgagtGTACCCGACGATGAGGGAATCAATCCAGATATGTCAAAACTTATAATTACATAAACAATAGTCTACCGTATTTACTATCCCAGTGACGGATAAATTTTTATCATAACGTGCAGATAGCATATAAACAGAGAATCGACAACAAGCTATTGATGAAagcttttattttttaattaaccTTTGGTGACTTCTCCTAAGAACCAACAATCGATCTTGGACCCTGAAATTAACCCTTGGAAACCTCACTCTAATGACATTCATACAAAACCAATATTCATTTTCCGTTTTTGTTGTTCTATCATGATTCATCACATCCAATACACGAGATCCCCATTGCATTTTAATATCCTCTAAAAAACAAATATTTTCAAACATAACATCAATCGTCACATTCTCCCCTTACTAACTCGGGTCTCAACTTAGCCGAGAGCCCTTTCGCCAACATCTCTTCATCGTATTTCCTTGCCATATCAATCATACCTTTTTCCACCAACGCATCAATCAACGCATTATAAGCAAACTCGTTTGGACTCAACCCATGTTCTTCCATCTTTTTCCAAACGATAAAAACAGGTCGAAGAAATCCCCATCTTCCAAACTTCCTTAAAAGTAACACATACGTATCCAACGTTGGACTTACGCCACTTTCAATCATCCTATCAAGCAACCCCAATATCTCATTAGGCTTCTCCAAACACCTAAAAATACAATGATAAGTTATGACATTTGGTGCACACCTTCTCTTAAACATTTTATCGAACACCTTATAGGCTTCCCGCACCCTCCCGTTTTCACACAACAGCTTCATGATTGTATTGTACGTTACAACATTTGGTTCACACCCCGATTCGAGCATCTCACGACCAAGGTGAACAGCAACATCGACACCTTCTGAAACACCAATTGCACGAATAACTGTATTGTATGCCACCACATCCAATTTAATCCCTTTTTTCTTCATCTCTTTATACAATTTCACAGCCTTCCATGGCTTCCCACTCTTGCATTGAATATCTATATATATCGAATACGAATACAAATCTTTACTAATTCTATCTTCATCCATTTTTTCCCAAAACTCTCTACATTTCGACCACCACCCCATTTTAAACCACCCGAGAAGAATCATATTATAAACTTTAGTACCCATTTCGAACCCCTGAATATTCTCtttaaagtttgaatcttttcctAAACACAACTCTTCAGCTTCAATCACATGCTTATACTCACACAATGCATCAACAAGGTTCAAGAAAGACGTTTCGTCTTTTAGGTTATACTCATCCAACTTACTATAAATATCGATAGCTTCTTGAACCAGGTGCGCAGAAGCATACCGCTTAAAAATAACGCGAAACGTACCATGGTTTCTCTCAGGCATTTTATCGAGCAGCTGGCGTGCAAGATCAAATTCAAAAAACTTGCACAATATATCAATCATGTTATTGTAAGTATCTGTAGTGTGTTTGAAACCGTATTCGGACTCTACCCAGTTGAAAAAGTCCATTGCACGTTTCCAATCGTTCTTGTAACATGTTAAATTTTCGATGATCGTGGTCTGATTGACTATGGGTTGTTCAAAGATTGGTTTTTTAGGGGTTTGATGATCGCAAAATGAGATGGGTTTTAAAGGGTTTTTAGATTGAGAAGTGTGAATATGAAAGACGAATGATGGCCGGATTTTGGAT includes these proteins:
- the LOC139854090 gene encoding pentatricopeptide repeat-containing protein At1g80550, mitochondrial-like, with protein sequence MYSCLEGFESVHEGNRSGTCWDMFDQTTIIENLTCYKNDWKRAMDFFNWVESEYGFKHTTDTYNNMIDILCKFFEFDLARQLLDKMPERNHGTFRVIFKRYASAHLVQEAIDIYSKLDEYNLKDETSFLNLVDALCEYKHVIEAEELCLGKDSNFKENIQGFEMGTKVYNMILLGWFKMGWWSKCREFWEKMDEDRISKDLYSYSIYIDIQCKSGKPWKAVKLYKEMKKKGIKLDVVAYNTVIRAIGVSEGVDVAVHLGREMLESGCEPNVVTYNTIMKLLCENGRVREAYKVFDKMFKRRCAPNVITYHCIFRCLEKPNEILGLLDRMIESGVSPTLDTYVLLLRKFGRWGFLRPVFIVWKKMEEHGLSPNEFAYNALIDALVEKGMIDMARKYDEEMLAKGLSAKLRPELVRGECDD